The genomic interval AGAAATAGGGCCCTTAAAGTGTTTTGAGAGATCAGTTTGTGAAAGAGATACAAATCAACAGTAATAATGTTACTCAGTTAATTGTTCTCTTCCTTGTGTATGCGTGCCTAGCCTTAGTAATGGATGCTATATTTTAGTTTCTGGAGTGAAGATCTATGCTTGATTTTTCCTTCGTGGGGtaaactttttttccttcttcgtGAATGTCCCCTAGGGAGAGGGGAGTAAACAAGTGACCTCAACGGGGCATatcttttgccttttcttttcttttctttttttaatttttcatgagTTTCCCGAGTGTGGGAATGGGAGAGTGGATTAGTAACCTCTGCTTTTTGAAATGTGGTCCTGGTAGCTTGTGCCACCCATCCTTGGGGCTTTAACTCTTTACAGGTTTTGCATGGAATATAATCTCGTTCTCTAACTTAGTATATTAAGACAATTGTTTTCTCCTTTAGAACATTCTGATCTCGAGCTCTGATTCGGAAGCGGAGGACGACAATGGCACTCAAAGATTGAAAGATCTTGAGGAGGTTCTTCAGCCCCTGTCGAAGCTGAAAGTTGATGAAGATGGTCAGGGTAAAGAGAGAGTCAAAAGTTCCTGTCAGGTATTGATTTTCTTGGTCTCTTTCATTTGAAATGATGAGTTCCAAACTGAGTGCAGATAAAGTTGCCACTCCTAACCCCTGGCGATCGGAGCTTTCAAAGATTGACATCTGGTACGCTACTTTTGGATCAAATATGTGGAAACCAAGATTCTTGTGCTATATTGAAGGTGGACAGGTATGATTACAATATTCCAAAACAACTCCTGTGATATTGACTTTAAAGATATCTGGAAACATATGAGGTTCAGTAATTGTAATCAGGTTTTAGTTTGTGTTATCACAAGTTTATTCTAGGAAATGAGTCCACTAATGTTGTACATTTCCCTCTCCCTTCTTTTTCCGCTGCTTGATAGGGTctcaggaaaaggaaaaggcaaCTAGTCTGTGCTAATATTTACCTCACTCCCATGTCTTTTAGGTTttgcttttcttgtttttgCCATCTGTTGTTAGAAGTATACATGCTTTGTGTTAGTTGTGGAAACCTTAGCTTCCTTGTGGGGAAGTTAAATTTAGAGTACTCCAACAACATAATTAAACTGTGCTTAGGCATGCTGTTGGATGACAATTGcaatttataaagttttgtgAAGCTGATTTTATATCTTGTGTTTTACTGCACCATACTCTTTTATTACTGTTTGTGAAATGACTTTAAGGTGGAAGGCATGCAAAAGCCATGTTCTGGTTCAATGGATAGAACTCCACCAAAGGAGATTGTATGGAAGTCTTACCCTTATCGTTTGTTCTTTGGCCGTGACTCTTCAAGCTCATGGGGTCCTGGAGGGGTTGCTTTCCTAGATCCTGAAAGCAAAAGCCAGGATAAAGCTTACTTGTGCCTCTATAGAATCAcgtacaatattttattttcttatggctctctttttatttttaagataagaAATTATGGCTCTCTTTTTTATCAGTAAGAAATTTTAGTCGTTTTAGCAAATATCTCCTATTTGATTATGGCACTTTGAAATTGAACTGTCAGTTTTAGACAATCACCgagagcttcttcttcttttttttttttttgtcttattatATATCTTCTCTTACAGGCTGGAGCAGTTCAATGATGTTTTGGCTCAGGAGAACGTTTCAAGTCATGACATGACTTCTCCTTTGTTTGATTTGGCTGCTTTAACATCTATCACAAGCAAAGAGCCCAAATTCCTAGACGTTCTCCCGGTATGCCCTTTATGGTCGAGGTCTGGATCTATTTATCGATGAGATTAGACCCATTGGATGTAAAACATGTGTCTCACAACAGGATAGAAGAATGTGAGGCCATGGATTCAATCCCATATAGGTTTAATTAGTTGTAATTACTCtataaaataagagagaaaaaagtagtTGTAGCTAGTTATCATCATAAATTTATTCTTGCTTTGCCTTACTCTGTGGAAACTGCTTAATATTTGTGCAGAGGGGTTGGTATCGAAATGTCGTTTACTTGGGAAATGAGGACAACTTTCCAATACTGACTATGACGTAAGCACCAAAGAATACTTCCCTCATTAAACCCTTGTTTGCAACTATTcaacatctcttttttttttttttttttcacctctgTATAATTTGTATATTAATTGTTTGTTGTAATCCTGAATGGATCCTTAATGCAGATGCTCGCATTTGGATGTGAAGAGCTTCAAATCGGGGGAGCTTCCCTTGCGGGGACCGTGCAAAGCATATGCAGCCACCTTGATAAAGGGCCTGGTGGGAGGAGGGCTGCTTTCAGAAGAGGAAGCCATGGCGTACATACAAGAAGCTTCTACTAAACCATTGTGATTGCAGCTTCTCTCTGTATCTCTTTCTCGTTGTAGACAGACAAAGTCAACCGAATGGGAGCATTAAGGGCATGTaatgcatatgtatatatttgaatGCAATCTTGTTAAGAAATATTCGTTTGCAGGCTTCTACAGTATTTGTTCACAGAGTTCATATTCAATTGGGTTCTCCTACTATTGGCAATcctttgtgagagagagagagaaatcaagTGACAAAATTCATCTcccactactctctctctctctctctctatctctaaaGCCATACCTCCACTTTATATTAGGAGATCCAGATTCGTTagcttctctctctttcacccATTTTTAGTACTCAATGCCAATTTGTGTCGTTGGCAGAGATTTGCAGCAGAGCTCATATAACTGGTGAATTTCCTCTAACTCTGTTTCTAGTCCGATGAATTGGTGCCCCTGTTGGTCAATCAAACTTGTGCATCACAATCACAAACCGAGTGAAATGCGTATACAATTTTGTAGCATCGGGCATGACCCAAATCCAGGTTAGCTCCTGTCATATTGGTAGAGATTTGCTGCAGTATCCATGGCAATATTAGTTCATTTGAGAGGGTGATCTTCCCCCACTACTTCTTGGTCTTTTAAACATGTATGCGTTTGACGTAGAAACCTTCGTAATGTTTTTCCCCCACTACCAAGAGCCAAATGTCTGGGAAGTACTGTTGGACAATCCGAGTTAATCTTAATTGGattgatttaattaaataactACTGATTTCATATTGGGCTTGATGAAAGTTGGAGGACCGACAAAAATCGTAGCTTCTaagaatttgtttatttttataattattctcatcttattttatttaatcattataattttttaaaaaatttcatataaaataaaataaacaattcaattttttcaaatttcaaaataaaaatatattaaaaatctatattctaacgatattttatttaaattttaactattgtctcaattcattttatttcatctacaaaaacaacgAGGCAATGTCGGGTTTGGGGTTTAAATTGTGTGTCTAATCGAATTGGGATTAACATAATTGCAAGTCAGTCCCTACTCCGAGGCTTTTTTCTACTACCTCAGgcacaaaatacacaaaactgTATAACTACATTCAAGGATGCTCAAATCCTACTAGTATCATTACACTTTTGCAATGCATATCTGCAACTCGTAACAGTCATATGAACGACGAGAGAGTGTCATAAATGGTGCAGGACATCCTTGAATTTCAAAGACGCCATCAATCAAAATGCTTTACTACAGAAATCATTCCTTGATACATGGCATACCCTTTTCTAATCCACATCATCCTCCAACAAACTATGATATGCGACATTAAGATACCCTTGCAGACAATTCCTTGTAATTTAGCTTTgtaaatgacaaaaataaagaattaaaataagagaaaaatatttgcaaccgtgaattgtgtaactgccgcgtaatcgctttgaaaaaagtgaataaaatatgagactcacatgaaaaaaactaattttttaatagcgGATTACTCTTTTTCTAAGCGATTATGCGACATTTACGCATTTTACTgttgtttataaaattactcttaaaaGAATAACTAATTGAGGCTGATCAATGTTCCTCAGCTGGATACTCGCATTCTGTAAATATTCTGCAATCTTTTTCCTCATCGATGTTTTAGTGAAGCGTGGCCTGTGTCACCCAAATGCATGTGTAATTTATTCCTGGAAGAATAAAACATCctcaaaataatgaaaatctAGATAGACAAATGACAGGAAACACTACAGATGCAGGTTGCAGATCTACTAGGAAAGACAAAGGTAAAGCATAGACATAAATTACCTCGATCCAAACTCCTCTCCGCATGTGTCACATACATTGCTAGAATTCTTTGATGTTGACTGATTAGGGAGAGAGATCATCACATATTAGAAAGAAAGCAAAGAGTGACCAACATTAATAATGATAAGGAAGacccattaaatataaagatgacGGAAACAAGAGCTAAATATGGCAATTGACAAATTGTAGTTGGGTGGAAGATGGCTCCAATATGTCTTTTGGGGTGCATTTGGAAGGAAAGAAATGGTCCGTATTTTGAAGATTGGAAAGGACAGTGGAGGAGCTTAAAAGCCTctttttcaacacttttttccTTTGGACGCTAGCTATAGATTTCAATGGACTGAGCTTTTATGACTTCcatgtttctatttttatttcttaactaGGTGCTGTCTTTGAATTCGTCCTGTGTACTTTGCATTTTCCCCTCATCTTTTTCCACTCTTtgcatttgattttcataatgtaGAGTTGTGCACTGAGGATCGAAGACCATGTAAACATCCCAAAACAATAGTCACAATCCATTATGACTACTTGAATTATGGATACAGACTTATGCACTTACTTGATAGAAAGCAACAGACTTagcaaaatataaattcttgaaaaaaGACATACAAATAGTGAGACTGGAAAATTAAGCACAGCAAGTTTCAGGTTTTCAATTCAACGAGCCAATTGAATTTAATCACAGCAAATTCAAGCACAAcgttgaaaataaataatgtggCAAAGAAGAAACTTCATGAAGCATAATACCTTAGCTTTCTTTTGCTTGGATGAGTTCTTTGGTTTGGCAATTGTATCTTTCTTCCCTGGCCCTTTTTTATTAACAGGTTGGGATGAAGCCTTTTTAGTTCTAGCTGATTGATCATCCCCTTCCCGATTACCATTACTCTCATTTTCAGCAAAAGAATGAGCAGAGGATTCTTCCAAGTTTGAGCCATCATGTCCATTACTTTCTTCCTTCTGTCTACTGATCTGTCGGGTTGGATCCATCTCCGCTTCTTCACCATTCATTTTACTCCTGTCTTTCCTACCACCACGATTCCTTCTTGTGCCCTTCCTGATATCGTATTCCATAAACCCAACACCATCACTCTCATCATTCTCAACTTGAATCTCACTCCCCGACTCCTTCACCTCTTGCTGAGAACTCACATTTTTCCTACCCTTATGCCCAGCCACCATTGCTTCAAGCACACccatttcatcatcatcaccatcagCAAACCCACCTGCTCCAACCTCATCCTCTTCCTCCACTTCATGGGATTCAGCTCCATTCTCCTCCTCTGTCCCAATCTCCAAACCATCTCTAATTCGCTCTCCCATCTCCTCTACAACTCTTTCTTTGTCTTCCTCCGCCTCGAGTCTTTCTTCTTCTACCTTTCCCAATTCTTCTTCCAAGTTATCCTCTTCTAATCCTTCTTCATCATCAGCAAGCGAATCCCGAAACTCAGCAACCTTCTCCTTATGTTTCTTCGACTGCTCGTGGTTCTTCCATTGCTTCTCACTCTTGAACTTCTTCCCACATACCACACAATAAAACTCTTTTCCTTCCCTCCTTTTACTCTCCTCATCCTCTTCGTGCAATTCCTCTACTCCCTCCTCTCCGTTACCCTCCTCTTCTGCCCTCGCCCACTCTGGCTCCACGTAATCCCTAAGCTTCTCCAATCTCTCCCTCTCCAAcgctctcttcctctccctctcttcctccttcttcctcaccatctccaGATTCTTCTTCATCGCCATATCGATCACCCTCTTGTCCCTCTTCTTCACGAACTCCGCCAGCCCACGCACAGTATCGTTGTACTCCCTCCTCGCCTTCTTCCTCAGCTTATTGTTCTCCTCCTCCATCACCCTCCTTGACTTCCTGTTCGGGCCGGCCATCACATCGTACTGGTCCACCCAGCAAAAATCCATCACCGTGGAAAACCCTAGCCAGTAGTTGTAGAACGCAGTCACCTGCGCGTACGGACTCTCCAGATTCCCCATGACAGGAGCTTCGCGGACCGAGTCCAGCCCCAAACCCAATTTCCTGGCGAAATCGATCTCGTTGGCATAGACTTTACCAAAAAGATCCGAGTAGACCTTGTAGAACCCACGACCGGAGTTGGAGTAGCCGGAAAAGGCGGTGCtggagaagaaggagaagaggtcGGGGACGGCGGAGTTGGTGGTCGAACTGGGATCGGAGAAGAGAATCTGGGAGCGGTGGGAATCGTACCAGGCACGCTCTTTGGGGTCGGAGAGGACCTCGTAGGCGTGTGCCAGCTCTTGGAACCGAGCGGTGGCTTCGGCCTGGGAGAAGCCGGACTGGACGAGCTTGTCCGGATGGCGCTGGAGAGCCAGCTTCTTATATGCGGAGCGAATTTCTTCGGCAGTGCAGTCGCGGCTCAGGCCAAGAACCTCATAGTGGCACCGCTTCTCCGATGCCATGCCCGATTTAGTCCGATCTCTTATGGTTTTTTACGTTAAATAGGTTTGGAAGAGGGCAGCGGTATTCGTATTCTAGGTGACCGGGCAATACCTTGGTGTGCAAGGGCCGGCGGTGGTCGAGAGGTGTTTggatttttcttctctcctttcTCCTGCAGACGGGCTGGGCTAGGGATTTTTTAGTCTTGGGCTTTCTATCGGGCCGAGTTAtttcaaaaccaatttttaattgagaaattctatttgcagtcctcaagtaGAGATTGCATGTACaaacacattattaaatgagagaaaacatcattttagaagggataattttataattttaaaaaattttaaagttaaaatagcctaggcttacattgcagtccccatttagggactgtacctagcattacacttttta from Juglans regia cultivar Chandler chromosome 2, Walnut 2.0, whole genome shotgun sequence carries:
- the LOC108994190 gene encoding DNAJ protein JJJ1 homolog — translated: MASEKRCHYEVLGLSRDCTAEEIRSAYKKLALQRHPDKLVQSGFSQAEATARFQELAHAYEVLSDPKERAWYDSHRSQILFSDPSSTTNSAVPDLFSFFSSTAFSGYSNSGRGFYKVYSDLFGKVYANEIDFARKLGLGLDSVREAPVMGNLESPYAQVTAFYNYWLGFSTVMDFCWVDQYDVMAGPNRKSRRVMEEENNKLRKKARREYNDTVRGLAEFVKKRDKRVIDMAMKKNLEMVRKKEEERERKRALERERLEKLRDYVEPEWARAEEEGNGEEGVEELHEEDEESKRREGKEFYCVVCGKKFKSEKQWKNHEQSKKHKEKVAEFRDSLADDEEGLEEDNLEEELGKVEEERLEAEEDKERVVEEMGERIRDGLEIGTEEENGAESHEVEEEDEVGAGGFADGDDDEMGVLEAMVAGHKGRKNVSSQQEVKESGSEIQVENDESDGVGFMEYDIRKGTRRNRGGRKDRSKMNGEEAEMDPTRQISRQKEESNGHDGSNLEESSAHSFAENESNGNREGDDQSARTKKASSQPVNKKGPGKKDTIAKPKNSSKQKKAKSTSKNSSNVCDTCGEEFGSRNKLHMHLGDTGHASLKHR